AAAGATAATCACCAATTTTATAACACAAAATATATTGAAGATTCGGGAGCAGCTGTAATAGTTGAGCAAAATAGTGAAGCAAAAAAAAATCTAACAGAGTTACTATTTGATCTACTCAGTAATTCTCAAAAATTGCGTGATATGACCAATAATACAAAAAAAACAGGGATAAAGAATGGGACTACTGAGTTTGTTAAGGTAATTGTTCACAAGTTTAGTTGATGGCTGCTTGCTTTTTCTTCAAACACGTCCCAAAAATCTTTTTCTAGCGATATATTATACAATTTATTGATATGAACTACTCCCGTGGGTGAAGTTGTGTTAATTTCGAGCAGGAAGTCATCTATAATATCAATACCAACAAATATTAGCCCTCTTTTCTTTAATTCAGGACCAATTTTGTTACATATTTCATTGTCCCTATCGTTCATTTGAGCGGGCTCAAAACTTGCTCCGAGCCGCACATTTGTCCTAATCTCTCCACTAATCTTTGGAACTCGTTTCATTACACCAATTGGTTGACCATAAAGTAGCAATATTCTTTTATCTTTATCTATGTTTTTACAAAATGATTGCGCAATTACAGGACATTCATATTTTGCTATCATGAGATCCACTACTACTTGAATACTATTCTCGTCTTGTATTCTTATCACATCGTTTCCTCCATAACTATACAATGGCTTCAGAATAATATCTTTATAGTTGCGGTAAAAATCTCTAATCATTGATATATTTTCAGTAATCAAAGTCGGCGGAATTAACTCTGGAAATAATGAAGTTATCAATTTTTCAGGACAATTTCTTATTTCTGTTGGGTTGTTAATTACCAATGCGCTAGTTTTTTCTAAGATATATGTTGTTGTAATATAACGCATATCAAAGGGTGGATCCTGTCTGATAAATACGATGTTCATTTCATTCAAGTTGATTGCCATATCTTCTTTAGAAATGAATCCACAATTATCAACTGTAACTTTCTGGGCTAAAGCAATTGGATGGTTTAGCTTTAGTGCTAAATTGTTAGGAGCATAGACAAAAACTTCATGCCCCCTCCTTTGTGCTTCTTTTATCAATGTAAATGTAGTGTCAGTTTCAAAATTTATATTTTTATCCATCTGAAAGGCAACTTTCATTTATGTTCTCTACCTATTGTCACAACTGTACAAATGTTATAATTTGAAGGCGATTTTTGCCTAATGGCGTAATTTACTGTACCTATATCGTACATAACTTACAACTTGTTTTACTCCCTTTACTTTTCTTGCAATTGCTATTACAGCTTTTAATTCTGCTTTATTTTGGGCTATACCCATCAAATAAACAACTCTATCAACCGTATTAACGCTATAATTAATTGACTTAATATTTCTTTTTCCCAGAAGTCTTGTTCTTATTTCCGCTGTTATCATGCCATCTACAGTGGTGTCTAGCATGGAAGCCATTTGAATTGGTATTACTCTTATTTCATTTATCACTTCTTTAATTTCTTTTTGCTGCCAAGCTATTTTTTCTGCTGTAAGTTGTTTTTCAGGAGTGTCAACACTTCCAATGAGCAATACTCTTCCTTCACTTACTTTAACCTTTATGGATGAAAATAGTCCATGCTTTAAGAGTCCCTTATTAATTCTGATGACCATAGTCGTATCATCAATGATATTTCCCAAGGATTTATCCTGCATTGTTATTGCTGTTGCTGTCGCTGTAGCCACCACACCACCTATTATAAGGGTTGTGCAACCACTTTGTGTAATCAAAAAAATTGCGAGTAAGAAGCTTGTTATTAATCTCATTATTGATTTTTAGGGTTTAGAGCTTTCATTAAGAAATGTTAATAAGCTTTTTTGATTGTGTAAACACCATAAATTAAGTAAGACTTTAAACCTTGAATATTTTTAATGGAATACCTATAATAGGGTACTGAAAATTTCTTGCGGATATGGCGGAATTGGTAGACGTGCCAGGTTTAGGTCCTGGTGAGCTTGCTCGTGGGGGTTCAAGTCCCTCTATCCGCACTTT
The window above is part of the Wolbachia endosymbiont (group A) of Bibio marci genome. Proteins encoded here:
- the gshB gene encoding glutathione synthase; this encodes MKVAFQMDKNINFETDTTFTLIKEAQRRGHEVFVYAPNNLALKLNHPIALAQKVTVDNCGFISKEDMAINLNEMNIVFIRQDPPFDMRYITTTYILEKTSALVINNPTEIRNCPEKLITSLFPELIPPTLITENISMIRDFYRNYKDIILKPLYSYGGNDVIRIQDENSIQVVVDLMIAKYECPVIAQSFCKNIDKDKRILLLYGQPIGVMKRVPKISGEIRTNVRLGASFEPAQMNDRDNEICNKIGPELKKRGLIFVGIDIIDDFLLEINTTSPTGVVHINKLYNISLEKDFWDVFEEKASSHQLNL
- a CDS encoding BON domain-containing protein — its product is MRLITSFLLAIFLITQSGCTTLIIGGVVATATATAITMQDKSLGNIIDDTTMVIRINKGLLKHGLFSSIKVKVSEGRVLLIGSVDTPEKQLTAEKIAWQQKEIKEVINEIRVIPIQMASMLDTTVDGMITAEIRTRLLGKRNIKSINYSVNTVDRVVYLMGIAQNKAELKAVIAIARKVKGVKQVVSYVRYRYSKLRH